In Halovivax gelatinilyticus, the following are encoded in one genomic region:
- a CDS encoding zinc-dependent metalloprotease codes for MNLYRSVRTVASASGSGAIDWTATADAAKAATPPGSIELDPGERAAYRTDVLDARREIEDVTDFEFSLPDTVEIQNRHHWIDANVGTFRRVMSPVERHVGGFHRLSRTVNTATMTVLLSFLGRNVLGQYDPLLLAENPDRTHALYFVRPNIVRVADELSIEYDRFRRWIAFHEVTHAAEFTTAPWLSTHLEGHVETGLEALSSGSFDTDAFRALDETMTVVEGYAELLMDHAFDDEYADLRRKLDDRRSGGPPLQRLLRRVLGLGLKRRQYERGKRFFETVADERSLAYAGRVWSGPDALPTGAELEDPIRWIERLDA; via the coding sequence GTGAACCTGTATCGGAGCGTCCGAACCGTCGCGTCCGCGTCGGGATCCGGTGCGATCGACTGGACGGCGACGGCCGACGCCGCGAAGGCGGCAACGCCGCCGGGATCGATCGAGCTCGACCCCGGCGAACGAGCGGCCTACCGGACAGACGTTCTGGACGCCCGACGCGAAATCGAGGACGTCACCGACTTCGAATTTTCGCTGCCGGATACCGTCGAAATCCAGAATCGACACCACTGGATCGACGCGAACGTCGGTACCTTTCGTCGCGTGATGTCACCGGTCGAACGCCACGTCGGCGGATTTCACCGACTCTCGCGGACGGTCAACACGGCGACGATGACGGTCTTGCTCTCGTTTCTCGGCCGGAACGTTCTCGGCCAGTACGACCCGCTCTTGCTCGCAGAGAATCCGGATCGAACGCACGCGCTGTATTTCGTCAGACCGAACATTGTGCGCGTCGCCGACGAACTGTCGATCGAGTACGATCGATTCCGACGCTGGATCGCGTTTCACGAGGTGACCCACGCCGCCGAGTTTACCACCGCCCCCTGGCTCTCTACCCACCTCGAAGGACACGTCGAGACCGGTCTCGAAGCGCTCTCGTCGGGTTCGTTCGACACCGATGCGTTTCGCGCGTTAGACGAAACCATGACCGTCGTCGAGGGCTACGCAGAGTTGTTGATGGATCACGCGTTCGACGACGAGTACGCCGATCTGCGGCGAAAGCTCGACGATCGACGATCCGGCGGCCCGCCGCTACAACGACTCCTTCGACGGGTGCTCGGGCTCGGGTTGAAGCGCCGCCAGTACGAGCGAGGCAAACGCTTCTTCGAAACGGTTGCGGACGAGCGGTCGCTCGCGTACGCCGGTCGCGTCTGGAGCGGGCCGGACGCGCTTCCGACCGGGGCCGAACTGGAGGACCCGATCCGATGGATCGAACGACTCGACGCGTAA